The Amycolatopsis methanolica 239 nucleotide sequence ATCACGCGGTAGAACTCCGCCCGCGCCTTGGAGTCGCCGCGCAACAGGCCCTCGACGTTGTACTCGGCGTAATCCTCCGGCGCGGTCGGCCAGATCAGCTCCTTGGTGATGCGCTGCTCGGTCGGCACCAGCCACACCGGGTGCAGGTCGAACTGCACGAAGCCCAGCGCCTGCTGCTCCAGCCCGGTGCCCCACGATGTCGACTTCTCGGTCTCCATCAGCAGGAACAGCGGCACGCCGAACATCCGCGCGACCTCGACCACCTGGAACCGGCGCGACTCCAGAAACTGTGCGTCGCGAAACGGCATCGTGATCGGCTGGAACGAAGCCCCAGAGTCCAGCACCGCGATGTCGTAGGCGGCCTCAGCGCCGGAGTGCTTGGCCTTCCACTGCCGCTTCAGCACCTCGGCCTGGTCAGGGTTGAGCCGCTGCTCGGTCTGCAGCACCCCGGAGAGCATGGCGCCCTGGCCGAAGAACTTCGCCCCGGACTTCTCCGCGGCGAGCGCCAGGCCCACGCCCTGCGCCGCGGCCCGGATCGGGGAGACCCCGCACACCCCGTCGTAACCCAGCCCAGGAATGTGCAGGACCTCGCGCGAGGTGAGCGGGTGCTGCCGCCCCTGGTCGTCGGTGACCTGGAAGATCTTGCCGCCGGGCAGCGCGTCGGTGGGCCTGACCCGGTCGACCTGCACGCGGTCAGGCCGGATCGGCCACAGCTCGACGACCTCGCCAGCGCGGTTGCGGACCTTCTGCAGGTAGGCGTTGCCCCACAGCACGCGATGCACATAGGACAGCCGCCACAGCTCGTACGCAGTCAGCTCCGGGTGGGGATCCCGGAGCAGCCGCGGGGTGGTGCGCGCGCGGGTGCTCTCCCGGTAGCTGTGCAGCGGCAGCGCCGCCGACACCGAGGAGATCAGCGACACCGACCGCCACACCGCCGGCATGTGCAGCGCGGTCAGCTCCGACACCGGCACGCCAGCGTCGGAGCTCGCGCCCGTCATCCAGTTCAGCAGCGACGTCGACGTCAGCGGAACGGCCGGGTTCTCGACGCTGCGGGTGATCGCCCGCGCGACGGCGCGACCGAGCGTCATCCGTCACCCCGTGCCTTCTCGGCCCGCCACGCGCTGCGCGCCGCTCCGAGCGCGGCTCCGATCGCCCCCGCCAGCGGCGAGCCCTTGCGCTGCGGCCGCAGGTTGGCCCAGACCACCAGCAGAAGCCCGGCGCCGAGCAGCGCCAACGGCGGCCACAGCAGGTACAGGAACGCCACGACGAGCGCGTAACCGACCGCCTCGACCAGGTTGCTCAGCACTGCGCGCCCCTTCTCACCAGATGTTCGGCGGACCCTCGTCCGCCGTGATCACGTCGATACGGGCCAGGAAGGCCCACCGCGCCAACGTCACCGTCACCAGCGGGCTGATGTCGGAGTCGGCGGTCTTGCGCGCCCACGCGTAGGCGTCACCCAACGGCCGCGGCTTCGCGCCGGCGACCGCCGTGTTGAGCTGCGACTGGTCGATGTGCCGCAGCGTCCCCTGCGTCACCGCGTCGACCAGGTGCCCGCACGCGGCCGCCACCTCGCTGGAGGTCGGGATCGCCAGCTGCCCGCGCTTGGGCTCCGACGGGTCCTCCGGCACGGTGATGCCGACCTTCTTCAGGTCCAGCAGCAGCGACCCCGCCGGCCCCTTCACATCCAGCGCGATCGCGACCGGGTTCCACCGCGCGACGAGCTCCACCAGCCGCTGCACAACCCAGTCGGTGCCCGGCCGGCGGTCAATGAGCTCGACGTGGCCCAGCCCGTCCGCCCGCGGCGAGTAGAGGCCGATCGATGCCCAGTCCCGCTTGGGGGTCACGTCGATCGCGAAGGCGACGTCCTCGCCGGCCTGCGAGGTCACGTCTACGCACCCGGCCGGCGCCGGGGTGCTCCACCGCTGGTAGTCCAGCGGGCCGCCCTCGGTGGCCGGCGGTGCCGGCCAGATCCCCAGCCGCTCCCGCGCGAACCCGCGCGGGCTCATCGACTCCAGCTCGTCCTCGACGAAGTCCTCGGAGATCCGGATGCCGTAGGCCGGGTTGGTGGCCGTCCACAGCTCCCGGTCGGAGAGGTC carries:
- a CDS encoding phage portal protein translates to MTLGRAVARAITRSVENPAVPLTSTSLLNWMTGASSDAGVPVSELTALHMPAVWRSVSLISSVSAALPLHSYRESTRARTTPRLLRDPHPELTAYELWRLSYVHRVLWGNAYLQKVRNRAGEVVELWPIRPDRVQVDRVRPTDALPGGKIFQVTDDQGRQHPLTSREVLHIPGLGYDGVCGVSPIRAAAQGVGLALAAEKSGAKFFGQGAMLSGVLQTEQRLNPDQAEVLKRQWKAKHSGAEAAYDIAVLDSGASFQPITMPFRDAQFLESRRFQVVEVARMFGVPLFLLMETEKSTSWGTGLEQQALGFVQFDLHPVWLVPTEQRITKELIWPTAPEDYAEYNVEGLLRGDSKARAEFYRVMREVGAMSANDIRGKENMPPIEGGDVYLQPLNMAPLGSDPNDQSEPDSTSSEGVDDDDDPDAGDS